One window of Desertifilum tharense IPPAS B-1220 genomic DNA carries:
- the petJ gene encoding cytochrome c6 PetJ, with protein sequence MKRLVLLFWAGIAILALCFPQAALAADLANGTKVFDANCAACHAGGRNVIMANKSLKAEDLSKYGMDSLDAIKTQVTNGKNAMPAFKGRLSAEQIEDVASYVLDKSEKGW encoded by the coding sequence ATGAAAAGGCTCGTTTTACTATTTTGGGCGGGAATAGCCATTTTAGCCCTATGCTTTCCCCAAGCTGCTTTAGCTGCCGATTTAGCCAATGGGACTAAAGTATTTGATGCTAATTGTGCGGCTTGTCATGCAGGCGGTCGCAATGTGATTATGGCAAATAAGAGCTTAAAAGCAGAAGATTTAAGCAAATATGGCATGGATTCCTTAGACGCGATCAAAACCCAAGTGACTAACGGCAAAAATGCAATGCCAGCCTTCAAAGGACGCCTCAGTGCAGAACAAATTGAAGATGTGGCTAGCTATGTGTTAGATAAATCTGAAAAAGGTTGGTAA
- a CDS encoding BlaI/MecI/CopY family transcriptional regulator, translating into MPLPNHRPKQLSLGPLETEILEIVWQLGCATVKDVHDRILADPDRELAYTSVTTVLRRLTQKGWLACDKTERAFTWRPLISQEQAQILKAQEQLNQFLAVGNPDVVAAFADSLDAASVEQLDAIAQRLKAMRQARQEEE; encoded by the coding sequence ATGCCTTTGCCTAACCATCGACCGAAACAACTGTCCCTAGGGCCGTTGGAAACCGAAATCTTAGAAATTGTTTGGCAACTGGGTTGCGCCACCGTCAAAGACGTACACGATCGCATTTTGGCCGATCCCGATCGAGAATTGGCTTATACCTCCGTCACCACCGTATTGCGTCGCCTGACGCAAAAAGGGTGGTTAGCCTGCGATAAAACCGAACGCGCCTTTACTTGGCGTCCCCTTATTTCCCAGGAACAAGCCCAAATTCTGAAAGCCCAAGAGCAGCTTAACCAATTTCTGGCTGTAGGCAACCCCGATGTCGTTGCTGCTTTTGCTGATAGCCTAGATGCCGCTAGCGTCGAACAACTCGATGCGATCGCCCAACGCCTGAAAGCTATGCGCCAAGCCCGCCAGGAGGAAGAATAA
- a CDS encoding M56 family metallopeptidase, with translation MHLVMISLALAIAITIRRSDILTQGTWQQRWERSLFCFLFPPLLLLVTACAVLYMGPGGQMLGFSAGWLSYGIAIAFLITILGLYLILGYQVWQTQHQLQQHPQIHLHHYPARLIDNQLLFSAQIGFWQPQLVIAQGLLDRLTPEQLNAVLTHERAHSHYRDTFWFFWLGGLRRLTGWLPQTETLWQELLLLRELRADCWTAQQVDPLLLAETLLLVVSQPLAPNADFCAPFSCALPANRLAERIDALISEPNLCLSQPHPWLWSWVGLCLLPLMSVPLHH, from the coding sequence ATGCATTTAGTCATGATTAGCCTCGCTTTAGCGATCGCCATTACGATCAGAAGATCGGATATCCTGACTCAAGGAACCTGGCAACAACGCTGGGAGCGATCGCTCTTTTGCTTCCTGTTCCCCCCCCTGCTGCTACTGGTGACAGCCTGTGCCGTTCTCTACATGGGGCCTGGGGGACAAATGCTCGGCTTTTCTGCGGGATGGCTGAGTTATGGCATTGCGATCGCCTTTTTAATCACGATCCTCGGTCTGTATCTCATCCTGGGGTATCAAGTTTGGCAAACCCAGCACCAACTGCAACAGCATCCGCAAATTCATCTCCATCATTATCCGGCCCGTTTAATCGACAATCAACTGCTATTTAGCGCTCAAATTGGCTTCTGGCAGCCCCAACTGGTCATCGCCCAAGGACTGCTTGACCGTTTAACCCCAGAACAACTCAACGCCGTTCTCACCCACGAACGCGCCCATTCTCACTACCGCGACACCTTCTGGTTTTTCTGGTTGGGGGGGTTGCGCCGCCTCACCGGCTGGTTGCCCCAAACCGAAACCCTGTGGCAAGAACTCCTATTACTGCGCGAACTCCGGGCCGACTGCTGGACCGCCCAACAGGTCGATCCGCTGCTACTCGCCGAAACCCTTTTGTTAGTCGTCAGCCAGCCTCTCGCCCCCAATGCCGACTTCTGCGCCCCTTTTAGCTGCGCCCTCCCCGCCAACCGCCTCGCCGAACGCATCGACGCCCTAATTTCAGAACCCAACCTTTGCTTGAGTCAACCCCATCCTTGGTTGTGGAGTTGGGTCGGTCTCTGTTTGCTACCGTTAATGAGCGTTCCATTACATCATTAA
- the ppk1 gene encoding polyphosphate kinase 1, with product MPKTKKPSVDINLSDPQYYFNRELSWLEFNHRVLTEAFDSRTPLLERLKFLAIFSSNLDEFFMVRVAGLKQQVEAKVNKLTPDGRRPQEQLDAISDRLRPMVEQQHQQFQQVIKPLLAKEGIYILDYIDLNQEQRVYLQNYFEEQIFPVLTPLAVDPSHPFPYISNLSLNLAVVVKDPETNEELFARVKVPKVLPRFVPLPENLQVYSKTQATRWTGVPLEQVIAHNLESLFPGMNIQEYYPFRITRNADLAVEEDEADDLLLAIEQELRKRRIGGSVVRLELQAATPENVRNMLMGEMGLADMDVYELEGLLGLGDLMCFLGLPLPELKDAPWTPVVPPRFRRIGEAENDPLSPDADEYTDLFSTIRKHDLLLHHPYHSFSATVQRFITQAAHDPDVLAIKMTLYRTSGDSPIVNALIAAAGNGKQVAVLVELKARFDEENNINWARKLEKAGVHVVYGLVGLKTHTKVVMVVRREGEHMRRYVHIGTGNYNPKTARLYTDLGLLSCREELGADLTDLFNFLTGYSRQRSYRKLLIAPVNLRDRIIALIRREIEHRQNGSHARIVAKMNALVDPQIIATLYEASQAGVQIDLIVRGICCLRPGVEGVSENIRVISVVGRFLEHSRIYYFHNNGQEEVFIGSADWMPRNLDRRVEAIAPVEDPEIAQDLFEILGIMLSDNRQAWELQSDGTYIQRHPPEGTPQQSSQQILMDIALNS from the coding sequence ATGCCTAAGACCAAAAAGCCATCTGTTGACATCAACCTGAGCGATCCGCAGTATTATTTCAATCGCGAGCTAAGTTGGCTAGAGTTTAACCACCGCGTTTTGACTGAAGCGTTTGATTCGCGGACGCCCTTATTAGAACGGCTGAAGTTTCTGGCAATTTTTAGCTCTAACCTCGATGAGTTTTTCATGGTGCGGGTTGCAGGCCTTAAGCAACAAGTCGAAGCCAAGGTGAATAAACTCACCCCCGATGGTCGGCGGCCGCAAGAGCAACTCGATGCCATTAGCGATCGCCTGCGCCCAATGGTAGAACAACAGCACCAACAGTTCCAGCAAGTCATCAAGCCCTTACTGGCAAAAGAAGGCATCTACATCCTCGACTACATTGACCTCAACCAAGAACAACGGGTTTATCTGCAAAACTATTTTGAAGAACAAATCTTTCCCGTTCTCACCCCCCTAGCCGTCGATCCAAGTCACCCCTTCCCCTATATCTCCAACCTCAGCTTAAATCTTGCCGTCGTCGTCAAAGACCCGGAAACCAACGAAGAACTATTTGCCCGCGTCAAGGTTCCTAAAGTTCTGCCCCGGTTTGTTCCCTTACCCGAAAACCTGCAAGTTTATAGCAAAACTCAAGCTACCCGTTGGACAGGCGTTCCCCTAGAACAAGTCATTGCTCATAACCTAGAATCCCTGTTTCCTGGGATGAATATCCAAGAATATTATCCGTTTCGGATTACGCGGAACGCAGACTTAGCCGTAGAAGAAGACGAAGCCGATGACTTGCTACTCGCCATCGAACAAGAGTTACGCAAGCGCCGGATCGGGGGATCGGTTGTTCGCCTAGAGTTACAGGCTGCCACCCCAGAAAACGTGCGGAATATGCTCATGGGAGAAATGGGCCTAGCCGACATGGATGTTTATGAGTTAGAAGGGTTACTGGGACTGGGTGACTTAATGTGCTTTTTAGGCCTTCCCCTACCCGAACTCAAAGACGCCCCTTGGACGCCTGTTGTCCCTCCCCGGTTTCGGCGGATCGGCGAGGCAGAAAATGACCCCCTTAGCCCAGATGCGGACGAGTATACCGATCTATTTTCCACGATCCGCAAGCACGACCTCCTCCTACATCACCCCTATCACTCCTTTTCCGCCACCGTACAGCGTTTTATTACCCAAGCCGCCCACGATCCGGACGTGCTGGCAATTAAAATGACGCTGTATCGCACTTCCGGCGATTCTCCCATTGTGAACGCCTTAATTGCGGCGGCGGGAAATGGCAAACAAGTGGCCGTTTTGGTAGAACTCAAAGCCCGGTTTGACGAAGAGAATAATATTAACTGGGCGCGGAAGCTAGAAAAAGCAGGCGTTCACGTCGTTTATGGTTTGGTGGGGTTAAAGACGCATACCAAAGTGGTGATGGTGGTACGGCGCGAAGGCGAACATATGCGGCGTTACGTCCACATTGGCACGGGGAATTATAACCCGAAGACCGCGCGACTTTATACCGATTTAGGGCTATTGAGTTGTCGCGAAGAGTTGGGGGCAGATTTAACGGATTTATTTAACTTCTTGACAGGCTACTCCCGGCAGCGATCCTATCGCAAGTTGTTAATTGCACCTGTGAATTTGCGCGATCGCATTATTGCCCTAATTCGCCGCGAAATCGAACATCGGCAAAATGGTTCCCACGCCCGGATCGTCGCCAAAATGAACGCTTTAGTCGATCCACAAATTATCGCAACGCTCTACGAAGCATCTCAAGCCGGAGTGCAAATCGACTTAATTGTACGCGGGATCTGCTGTCTGCGTCCGGGGGTAGAAGGCGTCAGCGAAAATATCCGCGTCATTAGTGTTGTCGGGCGCTTTTTAGAACATTCCCGCATCTACTACTTCCACAATAACGGTCAAGAGGAAGTCTTCATTGGCAGTGCCGACTGGATGCCGCGCAACCTCGATCGACGGGTAGAGGCGATCGCACCTGTAGAAGATCCCGAAATTGCCCAAGATTTATTTGAAATTCTGGGAATTATGCTCTCCGACAACCGCCAAGCCTGGGAGTTACAATCCGATGGCACCTACATTCAACGCCATCCCCCCGAAGGCACCCCCCAACAAAGTTCTCAGCAAATTTTAATGGATATCGCCCTCAATAGCTAA
- a CDS encoding DUF3172 domain-containing protein, with amino-acid sequence MYRETTRSRTPRTPGNKPSPFNYLSLALMAGIFILGIGAGVAFSSTATFTPENVASLEFIDRSAPNPELCVQYGASATVMDTRLFVTFKPFSVYVSQPRMQPGCVLRTNNWAILEQRRLVNSDQVRDCKNRMNTFGFTGNLDGSPQINCIYQNEIAGNMFLNQPGMGTGATTRDSERF; translated from the coding sequence ATGTATAGAGAAACCACTAGATCCCGCACTCCCCGTACTCCCGGAAACAAGCCATCTCCTTTTAACTATCTGTCTTTAGCGTTGATGGCCGGTATTTTTATTTTAGGGATTGGCGCTGGGGTGGCTTTTAGTTCAACGGCAACTTTTACCCCTGAAAACGTGGCTTCCTTAGAGTTTATCGATCGCAGCGCGCCCAACCCCGAACTCTGCGTCCAGTATGGGGCAAGTGCAACGGTGATGGATACGCGGCTGTTTGTGACGTTTAAGCCGTTTAGTGTCTATGTTTCTCAGCCTCGGATGCAACCGGGATGCGTTTTGCGGACGAATAACTGGGCCATTCTAGAACAGCGAAGGCTAGTGAATTCCGATCAAGTGCGCGACTGTAAGAACCGGATGAATACGTTTGGGTTTACGGGCAACTTAGACGGATCGCCGCAAATTAACTGTATTTACCAAAATGAGATTGCGGGCAATATGTTCTTGAATCAGCCTGGAATGGGTACGGGGGCAACTACGCGAGATAGCGAACGATTCTAG
- a CDS encoding ABC transporter permease encodes MAIDGLRLGSLPKNPQPGTWRTLWTDSLTIFWGDWLDLRVRLTQVAASGLVAPLIYIFAFGFGLGNTLDTAMTPPVGDSYLEFILPGMVALSSMTISFTGTVFSICGERLYTKTFEEMLLMPIHPLALHIGKMLAGVLRGLLTSGSVMLVAILFTGKIWSFLNPLFILLLVLNCAVFAGWGVVVGLGVKSLEAVGLYNNFVIVPMSFLGATFFDPATLPATIKPIVYLIPLTYTSIGLRAAAYDLSQFPWYSIPVLGVAAIAFSALGAYKFSHQQD; translated from the coding sequence ATGGCCATTGATGGACTAAGGCTGGGTTCGTTACCCAAAAATCCTCAACCGGGGACTTGGCGAACCCTTTGGACAGATAGTTTAACGATATTTTGGGGAGATTGGCTAGATTTGCGGGTCCGTTTAACGCAAGTTGCCGCATCGGGCTTAGTCGCCCCCCTGATTTATATCTTTGCTTTTGGTTTTGGACTAGGGAATACCCTCGATACTGCCATGACTCCGCCTGTGGGCGATAGCTATTTAGAGTTTATTTTGCCAGGAATGGTGGCGCTGTCTTCCATGACGATTAGTTTTACGGGGACGGTTTTCTCGATTTGCGGGGAACGCCTGTATACTAAAACCTTTGAAGAGATGCTGTTGATGCCGATTCATCCCCTGGCGCTGCACATTGGCAAAATGCTAGCAGGGGTGCTTCGGGGGCTGTTAACTTCGGGTTCGGTGATGCTGGTGGCGATTCTTTTTACTGGCAAAATCTGGAGTTTCCTCAATCCTTTATTTATTTTGTTGTTAGTTCTCAATTGTGCCGTGTTTGCAGGTTGGGGCGTGGTTGTGGGGTTGGGGGTCAAGTCTTTGGAGGCGGTGGGACTCTACAATAATTTTGTGATTGTCCCCATGTCGTTTCTAGGGGCGACATTTTTTGACCCTGCAACGCTACCTGCAACGATTAAGCCCATTGTCTATTTAATTCCCCTGACTTATACCAGCATTGGTTTGCGGGCTGCGGCTTATGATTTATCGCAATTCCCCTGGTATAGTATCCCGGTTTTAGGCGTGGCTGCGATCGCCTTCTCTGCCCTAGGCGCGTACAAGTTCTCGCACCAGCAAGATTAG
- the sipA gene encoding regulatory protein SipA, protein MAQELQIGDRVRLIVVPPYVKTAEPKPMLRPPNVVQLGEEGTILERRPGGWGVRFTKGAFLLDEQCLEKVD, encoded by the coding sequence ATGGCTCAAGAATTGCAAATCGGCGATCGCGTTCGTCTGATCGTCGTTCCTCCCTACGTTAAAACCGCCGAACCCAAACCCATGCTTCGCCCCCCCAACGTCGTCCAACTCGGCGAAGAAGGAACCATCCTAGAACGTCGCCCCGGCGGTTGGGGCGTCCGTTTCACCAAAGGCGCTTTCCTCCTAGACGAACAATGCTTGGAGAAAGTGGACTAG
- a CDS encoding sirohydrochlorin chelatase — MQLQNQPLNLSTSDRLNLSASVELPPLPLERPLLMIGHGTRDAEGRQGFIDFATAYQSLDPSRPVIPCFLELTEPSIQEGVERCIAQGYTDISVLPILLFAARHNKFDVTNELDRAKAKYPQLTFHYGRHFGITPSILELWRDRLSQLDHPDIPRSETVLLVVGRGSSDPDANGDVYKLARMLWEGSGYQTVETCFIGITHPRLEEGFRRARLYQPKRIIVLPYFLFTGVLMKKIFDITAQQQELYPNISHSCLPEMGLAPQLFSLARTREIETQLGQVQMNCEMCKFRLVAQSQGHSHSHDHHHHHHHHAHSHDHPPVDPYADVESYHQRIWQVP; from the coding sequence ATGCAACTGCAAAATCAACCTCTCAATCTTTCAACCTCAGATCGTTTGAACCTCTCTGCATCTGTTGAACTGCCACCGCTACCCCTTGAACGCCCGTTACTGATGATCGGTCACGGCACCCGCGACGCCGAGGGCAGACAAGGATTTATTGATTTTGCGACTGCTTATCAAAGCCTAGACCCCTCTCGACCCGTGATTCCTTGTTTTTTGGAGTTAACCGAACCGAGCATCCAAGAAGGCGTAGAACGCTGCATTGCTCAGGGGTATACCGATATTTCTGTATTGCCGATTTTGCTGTTTGCGGCCCGTCATAACAAATTTGATGTCACCAACGAACTCGATCGGGCAAAGGCCAAGTATCCTCAGTTAACCTTTCACTACGGTCGCCATTTTGGGATTACCCCCAGTATTTTAGAACTCTGGCGCGATCGCCTCTCTCAACTCGACCATCCCGACATCCCCCGCAGCGAAACCGTATTGCTGGTGGTTGGGCGCGGTTCCAGCGATCCCGATGCGAATGGCGATGTGTATAAATTAGCGCGAATGCTCTGGGAAGGCAGCGGCTATCAAACCGTAGAAACCTGCTTTATTGGCATTACCCACCCCCGTCTCGAAGAAGGCTTCCGCCGCGCCCGCCTCTATCAACCCAAGCGCATCATCGTCTTACCCTATTTCCTGTTTACAGGCGTTTTGATGAAAAAGATTTTTGACATCACCGCCCAACAACAGGAACTTTACCCCAATATCTCCCATAGTTGCTTACCCGAAATGGGTTTAGCACCGCAGTTATTTTCCTTAGCCCGTACCAGAGAAATTGAAACGCAACTCGGACAAGTGCAAATGAACTGCGAGATGTGCAAATTCCGCCTCGTTGCCCAAAGCCAAGGCCATTCCCACAGCCACGATCATCATCACCATCACCACCATCACGCCCACAGTCACGACCATCCCCCCGTCGATCCCTATGCTGACGTAGAGAGCTATCATCAAAGAATCTGGCAAGTCCCCTAA
- the mgtE gene encoding magnesium transporter: protein MRQNVLNDLLQPFALEAAKKEANRLPPVELVQLLMEIEPRKRVLAFRLLEKNKAIAVFEYLRPEDQAELVQDMESPEVMGLLEKMEPDDRVRLFDELPAKVTKRLIANLNPKDREAANLLLGYPEGSVGRIMNLRFLTVRSTATVAATLATVRESDLDANELAVVFLIDAERYYRGFVRTIGLIKADPDRPISDLVEGNSLAVRACDRDLKAAQLLKVNDLPAIPVVDNEGRLIGDITFDDVIDLVEEEATETILGQAGVGSLLTRDKGWSEKLVRGPAWYSIRLRILFLIVTLVGGFLVGGVIERFEETLEAVVAAAVFIPLVMDMGGNVGTQSSTIFARGLAWNQISPSQFMAYFWREIRIGFIMGLILGLVAGVAAYFWQGVPNGVPQLGLAVGVALTCVITLGAILGAVLPMTMLKLGFDHGPGADPFITTIKDFSGLWIYFTLVGLLIGVE, encoded by the coding sequence ATGCGTCAAAATGTTTTGAACGACCTGCTGCAACCGTTTGCCCTAGAAGCGGCGAAAAAAGAAGCAAACCGTTTGCCCCCTGTAGAACTAGTCCAACTCCTAATGGAGATTGAACCCCGCAAGCGCGTTTTAGCCTTTCGGCTGCTGGAAAAGAATAAAGCGATCGCCGTTTTTGAATATCTTCGACCCGAAGACCAAGCCGAACTGGTGCAGGATATGGAAAGTCCGGAAGTCATGGGTTTGCTAGAAAAAATGGAACCCGACGATCGCGTCCGCCTGTTTGACGAACTCCCCGCCAAAGTCACCAAACGGCTAATCGCCAACCTCAACCCCAAAGATCGCGAAGCCGCTAACCTGCTACTGGGCTATCCCGAAGGCAGCGTTGGGCGGATTATGAACCTGCGCTTTCTCACCGTCCGCAGTACCGCCACCGTCGCCGCCACCCTCGCCACCGTCCGCGAATCCGATCTAGACGCCAACGAACTCGCCGTTGTCTTCCTCATTGATGCCGAACGTTACTATCGGGGCTTTGTACGTACCATTGGCTTAATTAAAGCCGATCCCGATCGACCGATTAGCGATCTTGTTGAAGGGAATAGCCTAGCAGTTCGAGCTTGCGATCGCGATCTCAAAGCCGCCCAACTCCTGAAAGTTAACGACCTTCCCGCCATTCCCGTCGTCGATAACGAAGGACGCCTAATCGGAGATATCACCTTTGATGATGTCATCGATCTAGTTGAAGAAGAAGCCACCGAGACCATTTTGGGTCAAGCTGGGGTCGGTAGCCTGCTGACGCGAGACAAAGGTTGGAGTGAAAAATTAGTACGCGGTCCGGCTTGGTATTCTATCCGCCTGCGAATTCTCTTCTTAATTGTCACCTTAGTGGGCGGATTCTTGGTTGGGGGCGTCATCGAGCGCTTTGAAGAAACCCTAGAAGCCGTTGTCGCCGCCGCCGTCTTTATTCCCCTCGTCATGGATATGGGCGGAAATGTAGGAACTCAATCCAGCACTATTTTTGCGCGGGGTTTAGCCTGGAATCAAATTTCCCCATCCCAGTTCATGGCCTATTTCTGGCGAGAAATTCGCATTGGTTTCATCATGGGCTTAATTTTAGGGCTAGTTGCCGGAGTTGCCGCCTATTTCTGGCAAGGCGTTCCTAACGGCGTTCCACAACTGGGTTTAGCGGTTGGCGTCGCCTTAACTTGCGTAATTACCCTAGGCGCAATCTTAGGCGCAGTCCTACCCATGACCATGCTTAAACTCGGCTTCGATCATGGCCCTGGTGCAGACCCGTTTATCACCACCATTAAAGACTTCTCCGGTTTATGGATCTACTTTACCCTAGTGGGCTTATTAATCGGCGTTGAGTGA
- a CDS encoding MgtC/SapB family protein has protein sequence MELTEFAVRLAVAFVLGSALGLERQWRQRMAGLRTNTLVATGAALFVMLSVLTPDEGSPTRIAAQVVSGIGFLAGGVILREGLSVRGLNTAATIWCAAAIGALSGAGFLSQAFLGAIAVLISNTILRPLGYRINQQPLKGTELELCYQCSLVCHSKDEAHVRALLLHALGTSHMKLRSLHSEDLEEVSDRVEVEAEMVTQTRDDHLLEQIVSRLSLEPSVTAASWRIIEQEFG, from the coding sequence ATGGAATTAACAGAGTTTGCAGTGCGGTTGGCTGTGGCATTTGTTTTGGGTTCCGCTTTGGGGCTAGAACGCCAATGGCGACAGCGGATGGCGGGGTTGAGAACCAATACCCTTGTTGCGACTGGGGCCGCACTGTTTGTGATGCTTTCCGTCCTAACCCCTGATGAAGGCAGTCCCACCCGAATTGCGGCCCAAGTCGTTTCGGGGATTGGCTTTCTGGCTGGGGGCGTCATTCTGCGGGAAGGGTTAAGCGTGCGCGGCTTAAATACGGCAGCAACCATTTGGTGTGCGGCGGCAATTGGGGCTTTATCGGGCGCTGGCTTTCTGTCCCAAGCCTTTCTGGGGGCGATCGCGGTTTTGATTTCCAATACGATTCTGCGACCCTTGGGCTATCGGATCAATCAACAACCTCTCAAAGGGACTGAACTGGAATTGTGCTATCAGTGTTCTCTCGTCTGTCACAGCAAAGATGAGGCGCACGTGAGAGCCTTATTGCTCCACGCATTAGGCACTAGCCACATGAAGCTACGTTCTTTGCATAGCGAAGATTTAGAAGAAGTAAGCGATCGCGTTGAAGTCGAAGCGGAAATGGTGACGCAAACCCGCGATGACCATCTATTAGAGCAAATTGTGAGCCGCTTAAGTTTAGAACCCTCAGTCACAGCCGCCAGTTGGCGAATTATAGAACAGGAATTTGGTTAA
- a CDS encoding MFS transporter, protein MTSTSSETPANSEKLSFSLKLAYGAGDLGTAITANILIFFLLPFFTNVAGIPAGLAGTVLMIGKISDAINDPIIGVLSDRTRHRWGRRLPWMMYGAIPFGIFYLLQWIIPPLNNVGLLFGYYVLIGILFNLGYTSINLPYVALTPELTQDYNERTSLNSFRFMFSIGGSIVSLLLAMVIFSVGDNPAQQYLILGLVCTAIAIVSLYSCIFGIRDRVMQAERRFNERADTSASIPLAQQLRVAFSNRPFLYVIGIYLCSWLAVQVTASILQLYVVSHMGLPIQTFTTVALAVQGTALVMLFVWSKVSQRFGKKSVYFMGMGLWMIAQFGLLMLQPGQITLMYILSILAGFGVSTAYLVPWSMLPDVIELDELNTGQRREGIFYAFMVLLQKIGLALGLFLVGIALEAAGYIETAAGQPLPQQPESAILAIRLAIGPLPMVCLIGGMILAYFYPITREMHAEILLKLRERKQQSPDSPSV, encoded by the coding sequence ATGACCAGTACCAGTTCTGAAACGCCAGCCAACTCGGAAAAATTAAGCTTTTCACTCAAGCTCGCTTATGGGGCGGGGGATTTAGGAACCGCAATTACAGCGAATATCTTAATCTTTTTTCTGCTCCCTTTTTTCACCAATGTTGCCGGAATTCCGGCGGGGTTAGCGGGTACGGTCTTAATGATTGGTAAGATTTCCGATGCGATTAACGATCCGATTATCGGGGTTTTGAGCGATCGCACTCGCCATCGTTGGGGACGCCGTTTACCCTGGATGATGTATGGAGCCATTCCGTTTGGTATATTCTATCTCTTGCAGTGGATTATTCCACCCCTCAACAACGTGGGGCTGTTGTTTGGCTACTACGTCCTAATTGGCATTCTGTTTAATCTGGGTTACACCTCCATTAACCTCCCCTACGTTGCCCTCACCCCAGAGTTAACCCAAGACTATAACGAACGCACCAGCCTCAACAGCTTTCGCTTCATGTTTTCCATTGGGGGGAGTATCGTCTCGTTACTGCTGGCGATGGTGATTTTCAGTGTGGGAGATAACCCCGCCCAGCAATACTTGATTTTGGGCTTAGTCTGTACTGCGATCGCAATCGTCTCTTTATACTCTTGTATTTTTGGGATTCGCGATCGCGTCATGCAAGCCGAACGCCGCTTTAACGAACGCGCCGACACCAGCGCCAGCATTCCCCTCGCCCAACAGTTGCGCGTCGCCTTTAGCAACCGTCCCTTCCTCTACGTGATTGGCATTTACCTGTGTTCTTGGCTAGCCGTGCAAGTCACCGCCAGCATTTTGCAGCTTTATGTCGTCAGCCACATGGGATTGCCCATTCAAACCTTTACCACCGTTGCCCTCGCCGTCCAGGGCACCGCCTTAGTCATGCTATTTGTCTGGAGCAAAGTTAGCCAGCGGTTCGGCAAAAAATCCGTGTACTTCATGGGAATGGGCCTATGGATGATTGCCCAATTTGGCTTGCTGATGCTGCAACCCGGTCAAATTACCTTGATGTATATCCTCTCGATTCTGGCGGGTTTTGGCGTTTCCACCGCCTATCTCGTTCCTTGGTCGATGCTACCCGATGTGATTGAACTCGATGAACTCAACACCGGGCAGCGGCGAGAAGGTATCTTTTATGCGTTTATGGTTCTCCTCCAAAAAATCGGTTTAGCCCTCGGCTTATTTCTGGTGGGTATAGCCCTCGAAGCTGCTGGTTACATCGAAACCGCCGCCGGACAACCCCTCCCACAACAACCCGAATCTGCCATCCTGGCCATTCGCCTCGCCATTGGGCCATTACCGATGGTGTGCTTAATTGGGGGAATGATTTTAGCCTATTTCTACCCCATTACCCGCGAAATGCACGCCGAAATCTTGTTGAAACTCCGAGAACGCAAACAACAGTCGCCTGACTCTCCCTCGGTTTAA
- a CDS encoding phosphoribosyltransferase — protein sequence MSDLYVSWSEYNRKIEQLAVKVYQSGWDFNQIVCIAKGGLRVGDLLCRLYKKPLAIVAASSYTGPENRVRGEIRFAQHLTMTSEKLGSRVLLVDDLADSGVSLQECVKWLQQYYGQEIEEIRTGVLWCKACSILIPDYYVDYLPDNPWIHQPFERYEDLTLAELAAQHEGLASASEGDRV from the coding sequence ATGTCGGATTTATATGTTTCTTGGTCTGAGTACAATCGCAAGATCGAACAGTTAGCGGTTAAAGTTTATCAATCGGGCTGGGATTTTAATCAAATTGTCTGTATTGCCAAAGGGGGTTTGCGGGTTGGCGATTTGCTGTGTCGCCTGTATAAAAAGCCGTTAGCGATTGTTGCTGCTTCATCTTACACGGGGCCTGAAAATCGAGTGCGGGGTGAAATTCGCTTTGCCCAGCATTTAACCATGACTTCGGAAAAGCTGGGAAGCCGCGTCTTACTGGTAGACGATTTAGCTGATTCAGGTGTTTCTCTGCAAGAATGCGTGAAGTGGCTTCAGCAATATTATGGGCAAGAAATTGAGGAAATTCGCACGGGCGTTCTGTGGTGCAAAGCCTGTTCTATCTTAATTCCCGATTACTATGTCGATTATTTACCGGATAATCCGTGGATTCATCAGCCGTTTGAACGCTACGAGGACTTGACGCTAGCGGAACTCGCCGCCCAGCATGAAGGTCTGGCATCGGCGAGTGAGGGCGATCGCGTCTAA